The Alphaproteobacteria bacterium genomic interval GGGATTGCGCGCCCGCAGGGTCCAGGTGGGCGGGGCCAGGGCGATCTTGCTCTCGATGAAGTCCGCCTCGAAACGCACCTGGCCGGTCTCATGATTGACGTCGCAGCCGGCCTCGGCCAGCAGGCGGCAGGCTTCCGGGTCCATGACCTCGACGCCGGTCTCTTTCAGCACCCGCAGGCTGGCCCGGTGGATGTCCTCGATCTGGTCGTCGGACAGCACCCGCATGGGCTCATAGGGATTGGCGTATTGGGCCCAGGGCAACTGGCGCACGGTCAGGCCAGTCGGGCGGGCGTCCTGACGGCGGCGGCGGCCGGCGGCGGGGGTGCGGGTCATTTGGGGGGGGCTCCGAAAAATGAGGGCGACCCCCGCACCCTATAGGGACAGCGATAATGTGAGAAGAGTGTCGGTGCGGCCGGCGGCGGGCGGGTCAGGGATCCGGCCCGGGTTTGCCCCGAATCAGGGGCGGCGGCCGGCGACAACCCAGGTGGCGGCATCCAGCGCGATGCCATGGGCGGTCTGGTGGTGGCTGAAGAAATCCCGGAGATCGCTGAGCAGGGCCTGACGGACCTTTGGCGCGGCGCCGGTTTCAAGGAGAAGGCGGTTGGCCGGGCCCATGTCCATGGCGGAGTCGGCGGCCTGTTCGACGGTGGCGGCGACCACCAGCGGCTGCTCCAGGCTGTCTATGGTGATATCGGTGAAACCGGCGGCGGTCAGGAGACTCCGCAGCCGCCCACTGTGGGCGAAGGCAAAGGGGCCGGGCGCGTCGGGGTCGGGCCGCTCTGGCATGGTCAGGTGGCGCGCCACCACCTCCTGCGGCGCGCGCATCCACGGGTTGAGGCCGGCCGCCTGCCAGCAGACAAAGGCGAGGCGGCCGCCGGGTCTGAGGGCCTGCGCCAGATTGGCCATGGCCGCCGCCGGATCGTCGAAGAACATGATGCCGAAACGGGAATAGACGCGGTCGAAGGTGGCCGGCGGCAGATGATCGGTCTGCGGATCGAGGCGGCGGAAGGACACGGCGGGACGCCTGGCCGCGCGCCGCCGCGCCTCGGCCAGCATGGTCTCGGCGATGTCCACGCCCAGAGCCAGCCCGGCCGGGCCGGCGCGGTCGGCCAGGTCCAGGGTGGTGGCGCCGCAGCCGCAGCCCACGTCAAGAAGGGAGTTGCCGGGAGCAATGGCCAGCGCCGCCATGGCGGCCCGGCCGAAGGGCTGCAGGCTGGCCTCCACGTCATCGGCCATGCGCACCCACTTGGCACCGCCTTCGCCGTCCCAGAACTCACGCATGGCGGCGTTCGGGCCGGCCGGCCCGGCCGGGGGGTCGGCGGCAGGCGGCGCGGTGGCGGTTGGGGCCTGGCTCATGACACGCTCCGTTGCTGTTCACCACAAGTATGGGCCGTCAGGGCCCGCTGGCGACGCACATGTGCGTGTCAGTCATGTGAGGTGGCGGTGGCGCCGCACAGCAGGCGGCCATCGGCCACCACCCGGCGGGCTGTGTCGGGGCCGAGAAAGATCATGTCGCCCTCGATGGCGGCGGCGGCCGGCTGCAGGCAGAGAGCGGCCCGGTCGAGGCGGAAGGCCCGGTAGCCGAGGTCGGCGAGGAAGGTGAACAGAGCCTGCGGCGTGTCGCCGGCGCGGGCCAGATGGCCGGCATGGACCTCCAGCAGCAGGGTCGGGTGGAACCGGCGGAGCGTATCGGCGGCGCCGACCAGCATACGCAACTCCCAGCCCTCGATGTCGGCCTTGATGAAGTCGAGCCGGGCAAGCCGCTGGCCGTGGGCGAAGTGGTCCACGGTGGTCAGCTCGATGCTCTCTTCCAGGGTGCGGCGACCGGCCGCCTCCGGCTGCGACGAGGCAATGTGGCCGAGACCGAAGCCGATGCTGCCCGAGGCCTTGACCGGCACCGACAGCGCCAGTCGGCCCGGCGTATCGCTGCAGCCGCGGGCGTGGATGGTGACATTGGCCAGACGATGAAAGGCCAGGGTCCGGCGCAGGATGGACAGGGCATAGCGGCCGGGCTCGAAGGCGTGGACGTGGCCGTGGCGGGCGATGCGCGCGAACAGCTTGGCGAACTGGCCCGCATGGCTGCCCACATCCAGGACGATGCCATCCGGCGGGATCAGCCCGGTCAGCAGAGGGGTCAGCTCCTGATGGTATTGCTTGGCGCAGGCCTTGAAGAGGTGGGCGCACCAGGTAAGGCGGGCCCGCAGCGTAAGAGTCATGGGCGGCATGTGGCGTTCCAGGGGCTGTTCCAGCGGGCGTTCCGAAGGGACAGGGTGGACGGCGCGCCTGTGGCGCTTGTCCCGGCCGGCATCTCACCCTAGGTTCTCCGGCAGGCAGGGACCAGCCCGGTCCGGCCAGGAGATTCAGCCCAGTGGAGACCCGCCATGCTCGCCGATCCAGACATTTTCCCCAAGGTTCAGCCGCCGGGTTATGAGTGGCTGGCCGACGAGCCGGCCTTCGACGCCAGAGCCCACCTGGCGCTGGAGGCGCCGGAGCGGGTGTGGACCATGGAGGAGCTCGGCTATACCGCGGAGCAGGCCGCCTGCTACGCCTCGCCCATCGCCGTGACCACGCCGGTGCGCCTGCTGTCGCCGGCGGGCGTCAAGGCCATGCTGGGCGTGGCCGAACAGCTCAAGCCGTTCATGCGCAAGAATTCCAACAGCCGCATTCCTGCGGTGCTGCGCGGCACCATCTTCCGCTCGCGCTTCATGCGCGACTTCTGCAACGCGCCGGAGGTGACCGACTATTTCTCCGACCTGTTTCAGGTACCGCTGGCGCCGCATACCCTGCCGCACCAGCTCGGCCACATGAACTTCAACCCGGACGACGTGACCCTGCCGGTGGACAAGTGGCACCACGACATCACGGCGCTCGACTATGTGCTGATGCTGCACAATCCGCGGGCCATCCAGGGCGGCCGTTTCGAGTATTTCTTCGGCACTCGCGAGGAGGGCAAGCGCCTGCTGGAAGAGAAGGGCGAACTGCCGGCCGACCGTATCGTCTCGCCGGACTTCAAGGACGCGGGCTATGCGGTGTTCATGCAGGGCTGCGCGGTGTTCCATCACGCCTCACGGCTGGAGCAGCCGGCCTTCCGCGCCAGTCTGGTCAACAGCTATGTGTCGCGCGACGTGCGCTACACCGACGCCAACCGCACGTTCTTCGTGAAGACCGTGCCGGGCGGCCCGTTCAGCGACGAGCAGTCACTGATCGAGAAGCGCGGCCGCTATACGGACTGGGCCCGCCACAAGGCATGGACCAGTCGCGCCAAGCTCGGCACGTTGCTGGAAGAGCTGCCCTTCACGGAAGATCGCCAGCAGATCATTCAGGCCCTGAAGGATGCGGTAGCCGACGTGCATGGCGCCATCGCCATGCTGGAGGCGGGCGACCGCACGTTCGAGGAGATGCGGGAGATCCGCGACCGCGACGAAGCCAACTACTATTCCAACCCGGTGCGCCTGACCGACCGGCGTCGCCAGGCGGCGGAGTAGGGCGGCGGCCGTCAGGATAGAGCAGAAGTCAGGCTGTAGGGATTATCCGGCCTGGCCAGCAGGCCATAGAGCAGGCTGACAGCGACGATCAGGACCAGCAGGGCAAGGACGATGCGGGTATCTTCGCCGCGCATCCGTCCGCCCAGCCGGCTGCCGAACTGCGCACCAATCACGCCACCGACGATCAGCACGGCGGACAGGACAATGTCCACCGTGTGCAGGGTTGCGGCCTGCAGGAAGGTGACGTTGGCGGTGACAAAGATGACCTGGAAGAGAGAGGTGCCGACCACCATGCGGGTTGGCATGCCGATCAGATAGATCATCGCCGGGACCAGGAAGAAGCCGCCACCGACGCCCATGATCGCCGACAGAATACCGCCGGCCAGACCGAGGCCGAGTGGCGCATAAATGCTCATATAGAGGAATCGGTTGCGGGCGACCGCGCGGGCGTCGCAAGAACGCCGTAGCGCTTTCGGCAAACATCAGGCTGCCAATGGCGCCGAGCATCATCACATAAGCCAGCGATACGGCGAGGTCCGACTGACCGATGACGTGCAGGAGATGAAACAGCCATGAGCCGAGCGCAGACCCGGCGAGGCCGCCGCAGACCATCAGCCCGCCCATGCGGAAATCCACATTGCCGCGACGCCAGTGGGCGAGGGTGCCGGAGACCGATGTGCCAACCACCTGATTGGCGCTGGTAGAGACGGCGACCGCAGAGGGTACGCCAAGCAGGATGAGCAGCGGCGTGATGAGAAACCCGCCGCCGACGCCGAACACTCCGTAGAGGGCGCCTACGGAAAAGCCGAGCCCAAGCAATACGAACAGGTTTTCGGATATCTGGGCGATGGGCAGATAGATGGACATCCGGCCGACAGACGGTCAGCGACCGGCCACGCGCAGCCAGTCGGTGCGCTTGCGGATCAGTCGCAGAATAAGGAACAGAATCGTCCCGATAATGAGGAACCAGAGCCAGGCGGAGTCTTCCCGCGCCCAGGCGGCCAGACCCTGGCCTTCGCCGACCACATCGGTCATGGCCTCGATGACGGTCAGCACGACGACGATGAGAAAGGCCCCGTTCTGTTCTCGCCGCAGGGCGGTGCGCCAGCAGAACGGCAGGGCGGCCGGCCGCCAGCTGCCAAACCGCGGCCAGAAGGCGGGCAGGCGGCTGGCCCATGTTTCATAGGCCAGGCCGAAGCGGCGTGAGAGATAGGCCTCTTCCGCCAGCACGATGCGCTCGTAATAGACCAGCGCCAGCACCATCCCGAGCAAAGCGACCCACCACACTTTCACCGCCAGCAGAAAGCCGGCCAGAATCAGCAGATTGCCGAGATAGAGTGGATTGCGGACGACAGAGTAAAGTCCAGTGGTGTTGAGAGAGTCGGCGCGCTGGGCGTGAGTGTTGCGGCCGGATGTGCCCGACGGCGCATGGCCGGCGGTGGCCACACGAATGGCCAGTCCGGAGGACGCGACAGCCAGACTGAACAGATCCCATATCGTCTCAGCGGTTTCACCGAACCAGGCTTCGAACAGGCCCGACTGCGGCAGGGCGGCGACAACCGGCACCAGCAAAAGCAGCGGCAGGAAACTGCGCCAGCGAAACAGGATGGCGCCCTGGGCGGCCAGGCGATCGCGGGTCGGAGTCGGGGTCATGGTTTTCCCCTTTTCGGTCCGGCGAGCGGCCGGCGGCGGCAAACCGGGTAGCAGAGCATTCCCGTTCCGGCGCAGCTAAGGCCGATCAGCGGGCGATGTCCAGACAGCTATGGCTTGCGCGCGTCTTGGTCGACCATGGCGCAGTCAAGGGAGCCACGGGAGCGGCGCCTCTTCCGTCGACGCCGGGCCAGGGCCTAGGCTCGTCCCAGGACGACGGCCGGGGAGGGATGAGTGCGTCAGCTGCACGGGCTGGATCAGGAGCCGCCGGGGCCGGGCGCTTACACCGGCGGCCTGCGGCGACTCGGCCGCGGCCTGCTCACGCCGGGGCTGCTGTCCTTCGCCGTGCTTTACGGCGTCGAGACCTTTTCCCGTTCGCTGCTGATTACGGTGCTGCCGCTGCAGGCGCTGCGCCTGCTGGGCGACGCGCAGCAGGTCAGCGTCCTGTTTTTCGTCGCCGCACTGGGCGGCCTGACCAGCGCCCTGGTGGTGCCGCTGGTGTCACGTCACCTGCGGCGCGGCAACATGCTGATTGCGGCCATGGCCGTGCTGGCCGCCGCCTGCGCCCTGCTGGCGACGCAGACCGTCATCGGCACTGCCGCCGGCATTGTGTTGCGCATGTTCAGCGCGGCGGCGGTGGATGTGGTGCTGAGCCTCTTTGTCATGAGCCAGTTCAGCCGGCGCGACCTCAGTCGTTTCGAGCCCACACGGTTGTTTGCCTCCGCCGCCGGC includes:
- a CDS encoding FkbM family methyltransferase, translated to MTLTLRARLTWCAHLFKACAKQYHQELTPLLTGLIPPDGIVLDVGSHAGQFAKLFARIARHGHVHAFEPGRYALSILRRTLAFHRLANVTIHARGCSDTPGRLALSVPVKASGSIGFGLGHIASSQPEAAGRRTLEESIELTTVDHFAHGQRLARLDFIKADIEGWELRMLVGAADTLRRFHPTLLLEVHAGHLARAGDTPQALFTFLADLGYRAFRLDRAALCLQPAAAAIEGDMIFLGPDTARRVVADGRLLCGATATSHD
- a CDS encoding methyltransferase domain-containing protein; translation: MSQAPTATAPPAADPPAGPAGPNAAMREFWDGEGGAKWVRMADDVEASLQPFGRAAMAALAIAPGNSLLDVGCGCGATTLDLADRAGPAGLALGVDIAETMLAEARRRAARRPAVSFRRLDPQTDHLPPATFDRVYSRFGIMFFDDPAAAMANLAQALRPGGRLAFVCWQAAGLNPWMRAPQEVVARHLTMPERPDPDAPGPFAFAHSGRLRSLLTAAGFTDITIDSLEQPLVVAATVEQAADSAMDMGPANRLLLETGAAPKVRQALLSDLRDFFSHHQTAHGIALDAATWVVAGRRP
- a CDS encoding isoprenylcysteine carboxylmethyltransferase family protein — its product is MTPTPTRDRLAAQGAILFRWRSFLPLLLLVPVVAALPQSGLFEAWFGETAETIWDLFSLAVASSGLAIRVATAGHAPSGTSGRNTHAQRADSLNTTGLYSVVRNPLYLGNLLILAGFLLAVKVWWVALLGMVLALVYYERIVLAEEAYLSRRFGLAYETWASRLPAFWPRFGSWRPAALPFCWRTALRREQNGAFLIVVVLTVIEAMTDVVGEGQGLAAWAREDSAWLWFLIIGTILFLILRLIRKRTDWLRVAGR